One window from the genome of Salvia miltiorrhiza cultivar Shanhuang (shh) chromosome 7, IMPLAD_Smil_shh, whole genome shotgun sequence encodes:
- the LOC130992386 gene encoding centromere protein C — protein sequence MLPKPKEAPVAGSVDPLSGLSGLSLFPRTIGASADAPVSADPKDLDSIHNIMKSLKELRSPEKLMSEAKKIVDGGANLLSNFSSFAENVSITYDIAAKAKDRPQEKRPGLGLARKKASFSLKTSSSHPPVNLEPTLDIDRLEDPDAFFDAYERIENAKKEIQKQTGVGGNNINLYKPSNNERRRRPGILGKSYNYKHRYSSTPSENDDMWMSSQETVHQDIPSPPNDVLHKKLIDPDPNLSDVEEIELAESMKKTESRVNDMLEELLSYSDDDLEGQGAFNILQERLKIKTLDKENMRYLTKLPDVGRTDILTSPGSRQMPRRSSVVLDSVLKNLNKEPRAEQELVENSANLVSSPTPPRNPFGSISLLKKKILQPNPLRDPFSPQDIDLCPHPNSSPANPKDKLLGQVDILKDLGHELESHVKFGRTESAISDMDSQQVVQNADSLPEQSLSENASMPRESGSTKANASPAQLRDKLVGQADVPKELGMLSEMESNVTVISTNSPLCNSDKHEVNENADGLPEQSLSENASMQRESGSTRANASPAQLRDKLVGQDDVPKELGMLSEMESNVTFISTNSPLCNSDKHEVNENADGFPEQSEDENASMDASSRQNEEPNNNSGEAMNINNNESNPSVIDEEARNDASIRRQINPEQQEVHAVKQKRGKRVAGDKRIRDAHPMRKSLAEAGTTFETGVRRSKRIRMRPLEYWKGERFLYGRVEDSFKLIGLKYISPEKGNENLKVKPYILSEKPEYKELLDLAARH from the exons ATGTTGCCAAAGCCGAAGGAGGCGCCCGTCGCCGGCTCAGTCGACCCACTGAGCGGTCTCAGTGGGCTGTCACTCTTTCCGCGCACGATTGGGGCTTCAGCTGACGCTCCGGTGTCCGCCGATCCCAAGGACCTAGATTCCATCCACAATATTATGAAATCTTTG AAAGAGTTAAGGAGTCCCGAAAAGCTCATGAGCGAGGCAAAGAAAATTGTGGATGGTGGAGCCAATCTTCTATCTAATTTTTCCAGTTTCGCTGAAAATGTGAGCATTACTTATGACATTGCGGCAAAAGCTAAGGACAGGCCACAAGAGAAAAGACCAGGTCTTGGACTTGCCCGTAAGAAAGCTTCATTTTCTCTGAAAACCAGTAGTAG TCACCCTCCAGTCAATTTGGAGCCAACTTTAGACATTGATCGCCTTGAAGATCCAGATGCCTTTTTTGATGCTTATGAGAGGATTGAAA ATGCCAAAAAAGAGATACAAAAACAAACAGGTGTTGGTGGGAACAACATAAATCTTTATAAACCATCAAATAATGAACGCCGTCGTCGACCAGGAATTTTAGG GAAGTCATATAATTATAAGCACCGCTACTCATCAACACCTTCTGAAAATGATGACATGTGGATGTCCTCCCAAGAGACAGTGCATCAGGACATTCCAAGTCCACCTAACGATGTGTTACACAAGAAGTTAATAGATCCTGATCCTAATCTTAGTGATGTGGAAGAAATTGAATTGGCTG AATCTATGAAGAAAACAGAGAGTCGAGTCAATGATATGTTGGAGGAACTGTTGTCCTACAGTGATGATGATTTAGAAGGGCAGGGAGCCTTCAATATCTTGCAGGAGCGGTTGAAGATCAAAACTCTTGATAAGGAGAACATGCGCTACTTGACTAAACTACCTGATGTTGGAAGGACTGATATTTTGACTTCACCAGGAAGTCGTCAAATGCCTCGCAGGAGTTCAGTGGTTTTAGATAGTGTGCTGAAAAATTTGAATAAGGAACCTCGCGCGGAACAAGAACTGGTGGAAAATTCAGCTAATCTTGTATCTTCACCAACTCCTCCAAGGAATCCATTTGGATCCATATCTTTATTGAAAAAGAAGATTTTGCAGCCCAACCCTCTCAGAGATCCATTTTCACCACAGGACATTGATCTTTGTCCGCACCCAAATTCTTCTCCTGCCAACCCCAAGGATAAGCTACTTGGACAGGTTGATATCCTAAAGGATTTAGGCCATGAGTTGGAATCACATGTAAAGTTTGGTCGTACTGAATCTGCAATATCTGATATGGATTCTCAACAAGTAGTGCAAAATGCTGATAGTCTGCCTGAGCAGTCTTTAAGTGAAAATGCAAGCATGCCAAGAGAAAGTGGCAGTACTAAGGCAAATGCTTCTCCTGCCCAGCTCAGGGATAAGCTAGTTGGACAGGCTGATGTGCCCAAGGAGTTGGGCATGCTTAGTGAGATGGAGTCAAATGTCACGGTTATTAGCACAAATTCACCACTTTGTAATTCAGATAAACATGAAGTAAATGAAAATGCTGATGGTCTGCCTGAGCAGTCTTTAAGTGAAAATGCAAGCATGCAAAGAGAAAGTGGCAGTACTAGGGCAAATGCTTCTCCTGCCCAGCTCAGGGATAAGCTAGTTGGACAGGATGATGTGCCTAAGGAGTTGGGCATGCTTAGTGAGATGGAGTCAAATGTCACGTTTATTAGCACAAATTCACCACTTTGTAATTCAGATAAACATGAAGTAAATGAAAATGCTGATGGTTTTCCTGAGCAGTCTGAAGATGAGAATGCAAGCATGGATGCTAGTAGTAGGCAAAATGAAGAACCAAATAACAACAGTGGAGAAGCTATGAACATTAACAACA ATGAATCAAATCCTTCTGTAATTGATGAGGAAGCCAGGAATGATGCATCAATCAGACGACAAATTAATCCAGAGCAACAGGAG GTGCATGCTGTCAAGCAGaagagaggaaaaagagtagCAGGTGATAAACGTATTAGAGATGCACATCCCATGAGGAAAAGCCTTGCAG AGGCTGGTACAACGTTTGAAACTGGAGTGAGAAGAAGCAAAAGAATTAGGATGAGACCACTGGAATACTGGAAAGGAGAGAGATTCTTATACGGACGAGTTGAAGACA GCTTCAAACTGATTGGACTAAAATACATCTCTCCGGAAAAGGGTAATGAGAACCTGAAAGTGAAGCCATATATCTTGTCGGAGAAGCCTGAATACAAGGAACTTCTTGATCTGGCAGCTCGCCATTGA